DNA sequence from the Chitinophaga flava genome:
TCTCTACTCAGGATCATGCTGCTGCTGCTGTAGCTGCTGCCGGAGTACCTGTATTTGCCTGGAAAGGCCTGAATGAGCAGGAATTTGACTGGTGTATCGAACAGACCCTGTTCTTCGGTAGCGCTGAACGCCCGCTGAACATGATCCTGGACGATGGTGGTGACCTCACCAACATGGTATTCGACAGATACCCTGAGCTGATCCAACACATTAAAGGTCTCAGCGAAGAAACCACTACCGGTGTTCACCGTCTGTATGAGCGCATGAAAAATGGTACGCTTCCTATGCCTGCCATTAACATCAACGACTCCGTTACTAAATCCAAATTCGATAACAAATACGGTTGCCGCGAATCCTGCGTAGACGCTATCCGTCGCGCCACTGACGTGATGATCGCTGGTAAAGTAGCTGTTGTAGCCGGTTTTGGCGACGTAGGTAAAGGTTCTGCTGAATCCCTCAGAGGTGCAGGCGCCCGCGTAATCGTTACCGAAATCGATCCTATCTGCGCTTTACAAGCTGCTATGGAAGGTTACGAAGTGAAAAAAATGAACGACGCCGTAAAAGAAGCTGATATCATCGTTACCACTACCGGTTGCCGCGATATCATCAATGGCGAACACTTCAAACTGATGAAGGATAAATGTATCGTTTCCAACATCGGTCACTTCGACATCGAAATCGACGTTGCCTGGTTAAACAAAAACTACGGTAATACTAAAGTGGAAATCAAACCTCAGGTAGATAAATATACCATCGACGGTAAAGATATCATCCTGCTGGCTGAAGGCCGCCTGGTAAACCTGGGTTGCGCTACCGGTCACCCTTCCTTCGTAATGAGTAACTCTTTCACCAACCAGACACTGGCTCAGCTGGAACTGTGGCTGAATTCAGACAAGTACGAAAACAAAGTTTATGTACTGCCTAAACACCTGGATGAAAAAGTAGCCCGCCTGCACCTGAAAAAAATCGGTGTGGAACTGGACGTACTCACTCCTACACAATCTGAATACCTCGGCATTCCGGTTGAAGGTCCATTCAAACCAGACTACTACAGATACTAAGCAATTAGTACTTCAAATAACAAAGACCCGGGCCACTATAGCCCGGGTCTTCTCTTTTTATTCAACTTGCTGAATACATCGTTCATTCTTTTTAGCGTATTTTTGCAATATGACAAAGCTGAGTGTAAACATCAACAAGTTTGCTACCCTGCGAAACGCACGCGGCGGCAATCTTCCGGATATTCTTAAAGTGGCCCAGGACTGCGAACGCTTCGGCGCCGATGGTATCACCGTACACCCCCGCCCGGATGAACGCCACATCCGCTACCAGGACGTAAGAGACCTTAAACCTATCGTTACCACCGAATTCAATATCGAAGGATACCCCTCCAAAGAATTTATGGACCTGGTACTGGCCGTTAAACCACACCAGTGTACCCTGGTGCCCGATCCACCAGATGCCATCACCTCCAATACAGGCTGGGATACCATCCGTAACCAGTCACAATTAAAGGATGTGATCACCGAACTGAAAAAAGCCGGCATCAGAGTATCTATATTTCTCAACGCAGAGGTTGATAAGGTAGAAGGCGCCAAAACTGCCGGTGCCGACCGTATCGAACTGTATACCGGCCCTTACGCCGAAGAATATACGAATGCCCGCACCCAACAACAAAACCTCCAGCTCTTCAACGACTATAAAAACACCGCCCGCGCTGCCACCGCCATCGGCCTGGATCTCAACGCCGGCCATGACCTCAACCTGGACAACCTCCGCTTCTTTAAACTGCATATCCCGCAGCTCAAAGAAGTATCTATCGGTCATGCCCTCGTCGCTGATGCACTCTATTTCGGCCTGGAAAACACAATACAATTGTATAAAAGACAATTAATCGACTGAAACGGAGATGAATGCTGATGAATGCTGATGGGCCTGATAAACGAAGATAAGTGTGGATTGATTTTTTGCTGATCAATATTTACAAAGATAAAAGAGAAGCCCCCATTGATTGCTATATCAATGGGGGCTTCTCTTTTATCTTCTTTATCTTCATGCTAATCTTCGCGCATCAGACCCATCAGCATTCATCAGCACTCATCTCCGTTAAACTTTAAAGCCATTCCGCTGAGAGGAATGGCTTCAAAGAACCCTTAAAACAATCAACATGATATTCATATCGGGGTCACAACAAAACCGATATGAATTATTTAAAAATTGCTGCCAGGACTGGCAACAAAATGACGTTATTCGTTATTTACTTCTTTAATAACGCAATTTCCAGCACTTGGTTCATTTCTTTCACATAATGAAATTTCATCCCCTTGATATATGCCGGATTTATGTCTTTTATATCTTTCTCATTCTGCCAGCACAAGATAATCTCGCGAATACCTGCCCTTTTGGCGGCCAGAATTTTTTCTTTTATTCCACCCACTGGCAGCACCAGACCTCTTAAAGTGATCTCCCCGGACATCGCCAGATAGGATTTTACCTTACGGCCGGTGAAAACGGAAGTCAGCGCCGTGAGCATAGTGATACCTGCACTGGGGCCGTCTTTAGGCACCGCACCTTCCGGTATATGCACATGCACACTTTTAGTACTAAAAATCTTCGGGTCCAGCTTCAGCTGCGCGGCATGGGATTGCAGGTATGTGAGCGCCGTTACAGCAGACTCTTTCATCACATTTCCCAGATTACCTGTCAGTTTCAGCTCTCCCTTACCATCGCTAAGGCTGCTCTCGATAAACAGAATTTCGCCACCTACATAAGTCCAGGCCAGCCCTACCGCTACCCCCGGCGGGTTGCCCACCTTGTACATTTCGTTGGAGTAACGCGGTTTGCCCAGGATCTTCTCCACAGCAGCGGTAGTAATATTGTCGGACAATTTATGCTCCATCGCTACTTGTTTGGCGAGATTACGCATAATGGCCGCAAATTGCCTGTCCAGCTCTCTCACACCGCTTTCCCGGGTATAGTTGGCGATGATATATTCTATTACATTATTGGCGATTTTGAATTTCGCATCTGCCAGACCATGCGCATCTTTCTGTTTAGGCAACAGGTGACGTTTGGCGATCTCCGTTTTTTCTTCAATGGAATAACCACTCAGATCGATGATTTCAAGCCTGTCACGCAATGCAGGATGAATAGCGCTGATGTTATTGGCCGTAGCAATGAACAACACTTTGCTCAGGTCAAATTCCAGCTCCAGGTAGTTATCATAGAAGGTACTGTTCTGTTCAGGGTCCAGCACTTCCAGCAGTGCAGAGCTCGGATCTCCACGCAGATCGTTGCCGATTTTGTCGATTTCATCGAGGATCATCACCGGGTTGGAGGACTTGATCTTGCGGATAGACTGTACTACGCGGCCTGGCATAGCGCCGATATAGGTTTTACGGTGTCCGCGGATCTCACTCTCGTCGTGCAAACCACCAAGGCTCAGCCTCACATACTTGCGGCCTACTGCATTAGCAATAGAACGTCCGAGGGAGGTTTTACCGATACCCGGAGGGCCTACAAAACATAAGATAGGAGACTTCATGTCGCCTTTCAGTTTCAGTACAGCCAGGTATTCCAGTATTCTTTCCTTGATTTTTTCCATGCCATAATGGTCATGGTCCAGTACTTTTTTGGCCTTTTTCAGGTCATAGCTGTCAGTTGTGTATTCGCCCCATGGCAAGTCCAGCAGCAGGTCCAGGTGGTTGTACACCACGCTGTAGTCTGGTGTGGAGGGATGCATGCGTTCCAGTTTCTCAATACCTTTGGCAAAAGCTTCAGCAGCAGCAACAGGCCATTTCTTTTCTTCCGCTTTGCGCTTCATTTCCTTGATCTCGCGATCATTGGAATCTCCGCCCAGTTCTTCCTTGATAGACTTCATCTGCTGTTGCAGGAAGTAATCACGCTGTTGTTTGTCGAGATCAGCTTTTGTTTTATTGGTGATTTTGTTTTTTAGTTCAGCCAACTGCAGTTCTGTCTGCAACAGTTTCATCAGCAGCTCTGCGCGGGTACGCAGATTGTTGATTTCCAGCAACTGTTGTTTTTCTTTCAGATCAGAATTGAGATTGGAAGAAACAAAATGCACCAGGAAAGAAGCATTCTCTATATTTTTCAGGATGATGCTCGCTTCAGAAGGCAGGTTGGGAGACAGCTGAATAATCTGTGCTGCCAGATCCTTGATAGAAGAAATATAAGCCTCAAACTCAGAATCATCGTCTGCAGCCTCGTCCTGTAAAACGGTTATCTGTGCTTTGAAATAAGGATCTTCTGATACGATCTCCTTTATCTTGAAACGTTTGCGACCCTGTATGATGATGGTAGTACCACCATCCGGCATCTTGATCAGTTTTACAATACGCGCTACCGTGCCCACATCACTGAGGTCTGCCACATTCGGGTCTTCTATCGTACTGTCTTTTTGCGCTACTACACCGATCAATTTGTCAGCTTTGTACGCATCGTTAACTGCCTTTATGGATTTATCCCGGCCCACTGTAATAGGTAATACTACACCGGGAAATAATACTGTATTTCGTAATGGCAACAATGCCAGTTCATCGGGAATACGCTCATCCTCCTGACCTTCCCCATCTTCATTCAAAGGGATAATAGGCATGAACTCCATTTCATCTTCCGAATTTCCTAAATAAAATCTGTTCATCTGAGATATTTAAAGCCCGGAGGACATTATGTCAGAAAATTCTGTTTAAACCCCCGTTTTTTTTATGCTTCCCTATATTGTCAAGTTTAGTGCCAAGTGACTGGATGGCAGTTCATTTCGTATAACAACACAAAGCGACACAAGGAAACAATATTTTTTTCAGACAAAAAAGCCAGGGAGCGAATGATCATGCTGATCATTCGCTCCCTGGCTTTGCTTCGGGCTAGTCCTTTAGCTTACCTGCGTAATTACAGGGTAACACCAACGCCCAGCTGAATGCCCTGGTTTTTCCAGTTGCTGGTATTGGCTATACTGCCGATACCTTTTACGTCATTGAAGCCAATGATGTAACGGGCGCTGACATTTACGATAGGCAATTGCAGCCAGAGACCAGCCACACCTGAAATTTCACCACCTTTGAAGGCAGTATTGGCAGCGCCGAAAACTTTTCTGTCACTTACCATCGCGCCAAACTGAGGACCTACCTGCAGTTTCAGACGAGGGGTACCCAGATCAATATTTGCCAGCAGCGGGATGCTCAGATAGTTCAGGTTTATTTTTTTACGGTTATCAGCATCAGTTACATTATCGTAAAAGTGATTGAAATCACTTGTGGTTTCAGTTTTGGTAGAGGAAAAGATCACTTCACCCTGCACACCAAAACCTTTTATCAGGTTTAATTGTGCAAAACCACCCAGGTGGTAGCCTAATTTAAATCCATCCTGAAATCCGGTTCCGTCCAGTTTTCCAAGATTAGCACCACCTTTGATACCAAAACGCAGTAATCTTTGTGCGCTAACGGTAGTAGTCACAGCTGTAGTAGCCAGGATCGCAACGGCGAGAAACAGTTTTTTCATAATTGTATGTTGTTAGTAATGGTTAAAATTATAGACGCCCGAACAGTAAAATACCCCTATATCAAAAAGGAGATTCCTCAAATACAAATTCCGTGCTATTTGTTAACAATACTAAAAACTATAGGCCAGTCTTGCAGTGAAATAACTCATCAAATGCTGGTCTGCGCCAGTAAGTGGCTTAAAAATAGTGAAGGCGGGAGAGATGGTAAATTTATTTACGAGATAGGACGCATTGATCGTACAGTCTATTGCGCGGGGTTCAAAACCGGTATGATCTTCAAAACTCAGCACTTTACCCGGATGTACTTTATCAAATTTCATTTTTTTAGAGCGGGTCACATAACGGAAAGCGATCAACTGGCTGTAGTAGTTGGCCGTGCCCAGGGTCAATGACAAGGAAGGCAACAGCAACAAGGCATCGCGGGAGCTCAACAATCCATCGAAAATAAATGAATGTCTTACGGTAGCGATTACGTTAAAGTCACTGCCCTGCAGAGTTTCCTTGCTATGCAGCCCGCTGCTGGAATGGTTGCCCCACCCGTAATCAAGGCTAATACCAGGCTGCAGCCACCACTTACGGTAATAAAAATAGGCATACAGTTCATTCTTGATCGGTGTAGTAGGAACATCAGTGGAATCCGCAAAAATGTAACGTGTATACGAAATGCCGGTCTGGAAGTTTTTATTTTTCGTATAGTCGTATCCGGCAGTCAGGTCCCATTCAAACCAATGATTTTTCTCCGTATTGAATAAGTAGTAAGCGTTGGCGCCGGCAAAAAAACCACTTTTATGATACCATGTCAGGGAAGGAGAAAGAAAGGGCTTCATGACAAGAGGCTGTTCGTAGTTGGCGACTTTGTTGCCGTAGGCGGGATTATTTCCGTAACTGAACGCTACCACCATTTCACTTTTCCGCTGGGCATTCAGCAGCGAATCCAACTGCCTTTCCACTTCCGCTAAAGATTGGCCATTGGCGAAAACACTGCAAAACAGTAGCAGACTTGTCAGGAATACGCGCATTATATAGAGATACTGCCCACAATATAGCATATTTTGGGATTTGATCACTTTGCCTCCTGATAATTTTGTCAATCCCAATGCTGTTTTGCGCTTAAGGTTATATCAGATCTATCACGGTAATTTCCGGGAGTACGCCTACCCTGCCTGGGTAACCCAGGAAACCGAAGCCCCTGTTTACGTACAGTCGTTGTTCACCGGCCTTGTACAGTCCGGCCCATTCCTTATAGAAGTATTGTGCTGGGCTCCACTTGAGACCAGGTATCTCTACACCAAACTGCATACCATGTGTATGTCCTGCAAGGGTGAGTGCGATATCAGGGTATTCGGGTCTGATCTGTGCATCCCAGTGGGTAGGATCATGCGAGAGTAGTATTTTAAACGGAATATGGCTTACGCCCTGGTAGGCCCTGCGGAGATCGCCGTGGCGGGGGAAACGCTTAATGGCGCTCCAGTTTTCCACGCCCAGCAGCGCAATCTGGTCGCCACCTTTTTCCAGAACCACACTTTCATTCATCATCAGTTTCCAGCCCAGTTCCCCATGTAGCGCCTTCAATCTTTCCAGGTTTTGTTTTTGCATATCGCTATGACCAGAAGCTGTTTTATCGGGCCAGGGGTAATAATCGCCATAGTCGTGGTTACCTAAAGTGGAATACACGCCCATAGGGGCTTTTATCTGGTTAAACACATCCATCCAGGGGGCCATTTCATCTGCGCGATCATTGACCAGGTCGCCGGTAAAGAGCACCAGGTCCGCTTTTTGGGCGTTGATCATATTCACGCCTTTGACCACTGCTTCGCGGTCGGCGAAGCTGCCGGAGTGGATGTCGGAGATCTGAACGATACGGAGCCCTCTGAAAGAAGACGGGAGGTCTCTGAATGCCAGTTTCAGTTTATGGACGCGATAATTGTACTTGTTGGAAAAGCCGTAGACCAGCGTGGCAAAGAAGGCACCGCCGGTGATCAGTCCAAGCCTGCTCAGGAACTGAGAGCGGGTAAGTCCGCTGACAACACCTTCTGTGGGCACGATATCTTTTTCATTGGTAAAGCGGCGGATCAGCCATACAATCCCCCGGCGCACATCATCAATCAGTAAAAATACGACTGCCAGTAGTTTGGCCACTACCAATCCCAGGAAGATGGCCATCAGGTAAGACTTTACCTGGGCAGGCCAGCTATGCCAGTTGATATAAGGTAACAATAGCACCATGGTGACGCATATCGCGGAAATAGACCAATAGACGGCATAGGTGATATTGCGGACCCTGGGCAGCGACATATATACCATGGCCCTTACTGCCTGAAACACATAAATGTCCAGTAAGAGGAGAAAAACAACCAATATAATAGAATTCAGTCCGGATCGCATTATAAAATATTAATATAAAAAAGAAATGAGCGGCAATTTAACACAAGTAATCGGGTAGGAAAAGTTAAAAACTGGTTCCTGACGTCATGCAGACGTATAACAAACGGATAAATTGCAGGGTTTTAAATTAATTCTTAAAAAAACAGAACAGCGCTATCATACATTAATAAAATATTAATATTTATAGGAAATATCTATGGTCATCAGGACACTTTGTGAATAAATAAATATACTACAGCGCCGGTTTTCTGTCTAATCGTTGTATTTTTGTCCGATTCAGGCTACTTTTAATTCAAACAAAGGACTGATTTTCGAATAAAATTGTGTTTACGGATGCCGGAGGCGAATCACTAAATTCGTATCTGCCCATCCGTAATTCGTAATTTTTACCTAAAATTGAGACCATGAGATACACCAACTACGGTCATTCCTGCTTTGCAGTGGAGATCAAGGGCAAGCGGATACTTTTTGATCCTTTTATCACGCACAATGAACTGGCGAAAAAGGTAGATATAAATGCCATCCAGGCAGATTACATTTTTGTTTCCCATGGTCATGAAGACCATACGGCCGACCTGATAGACCTGGCCAAAAGAACCGGTGCCACGGTGGTGTCCAACTTTGAGATTGTGATGTGGGCAAGCAGGCAGGGTATCAGCAAGATACATCCGATGAATACCGGCGGGAAATGGAACTTTGATTTTGGTACGGTGAAATGTGTGGCAGCCCAGCACTCCAGCAGTTTTGCGGATGGCTCCTATGCCGGCAACCCGATGGGGTTTGTATTTATGACAGACGAAGGCAATTTTTATTATAGTGGTGATACGGCGCTGACCATGGAAATGGAACTGATCCCGGACATTGCCCAGCTGGATTTTGCTGTTTTACCGATAGGTGATAATTTCACCATGGGCCCGGAAGATGCCATTGCCGCCGCCGATATGATCGGGTGTGAAAAAATCATCGGTATACATTACGATACCTTCGGATATATCAAGATAGACACGAAAGCAGTGCTCCGGATGTTTGATGATGCCGGTGTAGAACTGCTGCTTCCGGAAATCGGAAGTACTATAGAGGTTTGAGGAAGAGGCGATCCTGCTATTTTATCCTTTATCCTATAAATGAACCTTTGAATTTTAAATTACACAATGGCTAGAGTAATCGCAATCGCTAATCAGAAAGGTGGGGTGGGAAAAACAACCAGTGCAATCAACCTGGCAAGCAGCCTGGCTGTACTGGAATACAAAACATTGCTGGTAGATGCCGATCCCCAGGCTAACAGTACCACAGGACTGGGTTTTGACCTGCGCAATGTGCAGCAGAGCCTGTACGACTGTATGGTAAACGATGTTCAGGCCAAAGATGTGATACTGGAATCTGATACACCTAACCTCAAGGTACTGCCTTCCCATATCGATCTGGTAGGTGCAGAACTGGAACTGATCAATCACCCTAACCGTGAGCGGGTGATGAAACAGGTGGTGGAGTCTGTAAAAGATGATTACGATTTTGTGATCGTGGACTGTTCCCCTTCATTGGGACTGATCACTGTGAATGCCCTGGTGGCTTCCAACGCGGTGATCATTCCTGTTCAATGTGAATTTTTTGCACTGGAAGGTCTGGGCAAACTGCTCAATACCATCAAGATCGTTCAGAGCAGACTGAATACAGACCTGGAAATTGAAGGTATTCTGATGACCATGTATGATGGTCGTTTGCGCCTCAGCAACCAGGTGGTGGACGAAGTGAAACAACACTTCGAGGAGAGTGTGTTTAACACTATCATCCATCGTAATACCAAACTGGGAGAGGCTCCCAGCTTCGGTAAATCCGTTATTATGTATGATGCAGCCAGTACCGGTGCTATCAATTACCTGAACCTGGCCAAGGAAATACTGCAGAAACATAACTACACGAAAATTAAATCCAAAGACAAAATCTTAAGATGAGCAATCCAAGTAAGAAAGAGGCGTTGGGTAAAGGCATCCGCTCTCTGCTCCAGAACATAGATACTGACCTTAAGCATACTGCCACCACATTGGGCGATAAAGCAGTAGCTGCAGTTACCGGTATTGAACGTATTCCGCTGGAACAGATTGTGACCAACCCTAAGCAACCGCGCCGTGACTTTGATGAGGTTGCCCTGCAGGAACTGAGCCAGTCTATCAAACTGCATGATATCATTCAGCCTATTACCGTTGCCAAAATCAACAATAAAAAATATCAGCTGATCGCTGGTGAAAGGCGTTTACGGGCCAGTAAAATGGCGGAACTGAAAGATATCCCGGCATATGTACGTCAGGCTAACGACCAGGAGCTGCTGGAACTGGCGCTGCTGGAGAACCTGCAACGGGAAAACCTGAACGCCATAGAGGTTGGATTGAGCTACAAACGGTTGATGGAAGAATGTACCCTCACACAGGAACAGGTAGCCGACCGTATGGGCAAGGAACGAAGCACCGTCACCAACTATATACGTCTGCTCAAACTGCCGCCTGATATCCAGGTAGCGGTAAGGAACGGCCAACTTAGCATGGGCCATGCCCGCGTACTGACTGGTGTGGAGAACGTGGAAAACCAGCTGTTCCTCTACAACGAGATCCTGCAAAATGGTCTGTCTGTAAGACAAACAGAAGAACTGGCCCGCAGATTAAACCAGGCTGACAAAGGCAATCAGCAGAAAGCTGTCAAAGTTAAGTTACCGCCAGCCTACCAGAAAATACAGGATAATCTCAGTTCCCACTTCTCAACAAAAGTGAAACTGGACAGAGGTAAGAACGGCAAAGGAAGCATCATGATTGAATTCTATTCGGACGAAGAACTGGATAGCATTCTGGAAAAAATAGATATATACGGTGGCAATTAAGGCTGGAAAATCATTCCATTTATTTCGTTGCAATTTCCTGATATTGATGTCGCTGCTGGTAGTAGCCACATCTGCACGGGCGCAGAACGTTACCCGTCCTGCTGCCAGGGCCGCTGATACAGTGGCCCGTCCTCATGTTGACACTACTGGTGATGTCACCATTGTGTCGAAGGATACCGTGCGTACTTCGCATATGGAACTGCGTCCCCCGCATAGTCCACGTAAGGCAGCGCTATATTCTGCTATCCTGCCGGGTCTGGGGCAGGCTTACAACCGTGAATACTGGAAAATGCCGCTGGTATATGCCGCTATTGGCACCTGTACCTACTTCTTTGTATTTAACCTGGACAAATACCATCTCTACCGCGATGCCTACCGGCTGAAGGTAGACGGTAATCCTGACACCAATATTTCCGATCCATTCCTGGCCGCCAGGTCTGAACAATACCTGAAGGCCTACCGCGACTACTACCGTCAGAATATTGACTATTCCGTACTGTTCTTTGTACTGGCCTATGGCCTCAATATCGCTGATGCTACCGTGTTTGCGCACCTACGCAACTGGGACATGAATGACGAGCTGAGCATGCGGATATCCCCTGCACTGATCAACAACCGTGCACTGGGTATCAGTGTTAATATTTCAATCGGCGGCAGTAAAAAGGCTAAAAAGAATACCTGGCTTGCCGGTCGGTAGTTCATCTCTCCATCTATCAAAAAATAACAACCAAGGGGCATGAAAATAGCACTTATAGGATATGGTAAAATGGGCAAAGCCATTGATGCCATTGCCACCGCCAAAGGTCATGAGGTTATACTCAGAGTAGATCACGACAGCCAGCACCTGCTGGAAAAGGAACACCTGAGTCAGGCAGATGTGGCCATTGAATTCACGACACCTGAAACAGCCTTTCATAACATCCAGAAATGTTTCGAAGCCAATGTACCCGTTGTTTGCGGCACTACCGGCTGGCTCGATAAACTGCCTGAGATAGAAGCCCTGTGTGCAAAAGGCCAGCATGCCTTTTTACATGCTACCAACTTCAGCATCGGCGTAAACATTTTCTTTGAAGTGAACAAAAAACTGGCTGCCCTCATGGCATCCCAGCCTCAATACGATGTATGGATGGAAGAAATCCACCATACCCA
Encoded proteins:
- the ahcY gene encoding adenosylhomocysteinase, with protein sequence MSTIAKSNIDFNLGYKVKDMSLAAWGRKEIELAEAEMPGLMSLREEYGNSKPLQGARIAGCLHMTIQTAVLIETLVHLGAEVRWSSCNIFSTQDHAAAAVAAAGVPVFAWKGLNEQEFDWCIEQTLFFGSAERPLNMILDDGGDLTNMVFDRYPELIQHIKGLSEETTTGVHRLYERMKNGTLPMPAININDSVTKSKFDNKYGCRESCVDAIRRATDVMIAGKVAVVAGFGDVGKGSAESLRGAGARVIVTEIDPICALQAAMEGYEVKKMNDAVKEADIIVTTTGCRDIINGEHFKLMKDKCIVSNIGHFDIEIDVAWLNKNYGNTKVEIKPQVDKYTIDGKDIILLAEGRLVNLGCATGHPSFVMSNSFTNQTLAQLELWLNSDKYENKVYVLPKHLDEKVARLHLKKIGVELDVLTPTQSEYLGIPVEGPFKPDYYRY
- a CDS encoding pyridoxine 5'-phosphate synthase, whose amino-acid sequence is MTKLSVNINKFATLRNARGGNLPDILKVAQDCERFGADGITVHPRPDERHIRYQDVRDLKPIVTTEFNIEGYPSKEFMDLVLAVKPHQCTLVPDPPDAITSNTGWDTIRNQSQLKDVITELKKAGIRVSIFLNAEVDKVEGAKTAGADRIELYTGPYAEEYTNARTQQQNLQLFNDYKNTARAATAIGLDLNAGHDLNLDNLRFFKLHIPQLKEVSIGHALVADALYFGLENTIQLYKRQLID
- the lon gene encoding endopeptidase La, with the translated sequence MNRFYLGNSEDEMEFMPIIPLNEDGEGQEDERIPDELALLPLRNTVLFPGVVLPITVGRDKSIKAVNDAYKADKLIGVVAQKDSTIEDPNVADLSDVGTVARIVKLIKMPDGGTTIIIQGRKRFKIKEIVSEDPYFKAQITVLQDEAADDDSEFEAYISSIKDLAAQIIQLSPNLPSEASIILKNIENASFLVHFVSSNLNSDLKEKQQLLEINNLRTRAELLMKLLQTELQLAELKNKITNKTKADLDKQQRDYFLQQQMKSIKEELGGDSNDREIKEMKRKAEEKKWPVAAAEAFAKGIEKLERMHPSTPDYSVVYNHLDLLLDLPWGEYTTDSYDLKKAKKVLDHDHYGMEKIKERILEYLAVLKLKGDMKSPILCFVGPPGIGKTSLGRSIANAVGRKYVRLSLGGLHDESEIRGHRKTYIGAMPGRVVQSIRKIKSSNPVMILDEIDKIGNDLRGDPSSALLEVLDPEQNSTFYDNYLELEFDLSKVLFIATANNISAIHPALRDRLEIIDLSGYSIEEKTEIAKRHLLPKQKDAHGLADAKFKIANNVIEYIIANYTRESGVRELDRQFAAIMRNLAKQVAMEHKLSDNITTAAVEKILGKPRYSNEMYKVGNPPGVAVGLAWTYVGGEILFIESSLSDGKGELKLTGNLGNVMKESAVTALTYLQSHAAQLKLDPKIFSTKSVHVHIPEGAVPKDGPSAGITMLTALTSVFTGRKVKSYLAMSGEITLRGLVLPVGGIKEKILAAKRAGIREIILCWQNEKDIKDINPAYIKGMKFHYVKEMNQVLEIALLKK
- a CDS encoding porin family protein, which codes for MKKLFLAVAILATTAVTTTVSAQRLLRFGIKGGANLGKLDGTGFQDGFKLGYHLGGFAQLNLIKGFGVQGEVIFSSTKTETTSDFNHFYDNVTDADNRKKINLNYLSIPLLANIDLGTPRLKLQVGPQFGAMVSDRKVFGAANTAFKGGEISGVAGLWLQLPIVNVSARYIIGFNDVKGIGSIANTSNWKNQGIQLGVGVTL
- a CDS encoding metallophosphoesterase, which codes for MRSGLNSIILVVFLLLLDIYVFQAVRAMVYMSLPRVRNITYAVYWSISAICVTMVLLLPYINWHSWPAQVKSYLMAIFLGLVVAKLLAVVFLLIDDVRRGIVWLIRRFTNEKDIVPTEGVVSGLTRSQFLSRLGLITGGAFFATLVYGFSNKYNYRVHKLKLAFRDLPSSFRGLRIVQISDIHSGSFADREAVVKGVNMINAQKADLVLFTGDLVNDRADEMAPWMDVFNQIKAPMGVYSTLGNHDYGDYYPWPDKTASGHSDMQKQNLERLKALHGELGWKLMMNESVVLEKGGDQIALLGVENWSAIKRFPRHGDLRRAYQGVSHIPFKILLSHDPTHWDAQIRPEYPDIALTLAGHTHGMQFGVEIPGLKWSPAQYFYKEWAGLYKAGEQRLYVNRGFGFLGYPGRVGVLPEITVIDLI
- a CDS encoding metal-dependent hydrolase — protein: MRYTNYGHSCFAVEIKGKRILFDPFITHNELAKKVDINAIQADYIFVSHGHEDHTADLIDLAKRTGATVVSNFEIVMWASRQGISKIHPMNTGGKWNFDFGTVKCVAAQHSSSFADGSYAGNPMGFVFMTDEGNFYYSGDTALTMEMELIPDIAQLDFAVLPIGDNFTMGPEDAIAAADMIGCEKIIGIHYDTFGYIKIDTKAVLRMFDDAGVELLLPEIGSTIEV
- a CDS encoding ParA family protein; protein product: MARVIAIANQKGGVGKTTSAINLASSLAVLEYKTLLVDADPQANSTTGLGFDLRNVQQSLYDCMVNDVQAKDVILESDTPNLKVLPSHIDLVGAELELINHPNRERVMKQVVESVKDDYDFVIVDCSPSLGLITVNALVASNAVIIPVQCEFFALEGLGKLLNTIKIVQSRLNTDLEIEGILMTMYDGRLRLSNQVVDEVKQHFEESVFNTIIHRNTKLGEAPSFGKSVIMYDAASTGAINYLNLAKEILQKHNYTKIKSKDKILR
- a CDS encoding ParB/RepB/Spo0J family partition protein; amino-acid sequence: MSNPSKKEALGKGIRSLLQNIDTDLKHTATTLGDKAVAAVTGIERIPLEQIVTNPKQPRRDFDEVALQELSQSIKLHDIIQPITVAKINNKKYQLIAGERRLRASKMAELKDIPAYVRQANDQELLELALLENLQRENLNAIEVGLSYKRLMEECTLTQEQVADRMGKERSTVTNYIRLLKLPPDIQVAVRNGQLSMGHARVLTGVENVENQLFLYNEILQNGLSVRQTEELARRLNQADKGNQQKAVKVKLPPAYQKIQDNLSSHFSTKVKLDRGKNGKGSIMIEFYSDEELDSILEKIDIYGGN
- a CDS encoding DUF5683 domain-containing protein — protein: MAIKAGKSFHLFRCNFLILMSLLVVATSARAQNVTRPAARAADTVARPHVDTTGDVTIVSKDTVRTSHMELRPPHSPRKAALYSAILPGLGQAYNREYWKMPLVYAAIGTCTYFFVFNLDKYHLYRDAYRLKVDGNPDTNISDPFLAARSEQYLKAYRDYYRQNIDYSVLFFVLAYGLNIADATVFAHLRNWDMNDELSMRISPALINNRALGISVNISIGGSKKAKKNTWLAGR
- the dapB gene encoding 4-hydroxy-tetrahydrodipicolinate reductase, whose translation is MKIALIGYGKMGKAIDAIATAKGHEVILRVDHDSQHLLEKEHLSQADVAIEFTTPETAFHNIQKCFEANVPVVCGTTGWLDKLPEIEALCAKGQHAFLHATNFSIGVNIFFEVNKKLAALMASQPQYDVWMEEIHHTQKKDAPSGTALTLAEQLMSSVTRKTAWINEESHQADTLSIISKRIDPAPGTHTITYTSPIDDITITHTAHSREGFAAGAVVAAEWLKGKTGVFTMRDVLNL